One window of Salminus brasiliensis chromosome 16, fSalBra1.hap2, whole genome shotgun sequence genomic DNA carries:
- the c3ar1 gene encoding C3a anaphylatoxin chemotactic receptor produces the protein MNDTEIYTYFSTDPDYDYTSHDDTGTSHAITVVSLVFYCLTCLLGVPGNALVVWIAGVKMKRTVNTTWFLNLAVADLLCCLTIPFTMAAVLLSDWPFGNIMCKVLPAIIVINMFASVFTLSLISFDRFIQVIKPVWSQNNRSLGLASVCCVVAWILALLLSLPNMIYRQTLTVEDLNMTICVFVSSSGMTEEDYFNQSDLIGDSYRTLTVVRFLLGFLMPLLCIAACYTLIARKVSRSNFRSGRAFRIMLVVVLAFFLSWLPYHVLGLMHIYGEKKVSTLALTLDPLVISLAYINSCMNPVLYVFMGQDFKEKVKLSLRRVLERAFSEDGTHSSANSKGQQSHATRTSEAQL, from the coding sequence ATGAACGATACAGAGATCTACACATACTTCAGCACAGATCCAGACTACGATTATACGTCCCATGATGACACAGGGACCAGCCACGCCATCACAGTGGTGTCACTGGTCTTCTACTGCCTGACCTGTCTCCTTGGAGTCCCTGGGAATGCCCTTGTGGTGTGGATTGCAGGCGTAAAGATGAAGAGGACTGTGAACACAACCTGGTTCCTTAACCTGGCCGTCGCTGACCTTCTTTGCTGCCTCACCATCCCTTTTACAATGGCAGCAGTCCTTTTGAGTGATTGGCCGTTTGGGAACATCATGTGCAAGGTCCTGCCTGCCATTATTGTCATCAACATGTTTGCCAGTGTCTTCACGTTGAGCCTCATCAGCTTTGACCGCTTCATCCAGGTTATTAAGCCAGTTTGGTCTCAGAATAATCGTAGTCTGGGCCTAGCTTCAGTCTGCTGTGTCGTGGCCTGGATCCTGGCCTTATTACTGAGCTTGCCCAACATGATTTATCGTCAGACTTTGACTGTGGAAGACCTAAACATGACCATTTGCGTTTTCGTTTCCAGTAGTGGTATGACGGAAGAAGACTACTTCAACCAATCCGACCTCATAGGGGACTCCTACAGAACATTAACTGTTGTCAGGTTCCTGCTGGGCTTCTTAATGCCTCTACTGTGCATTGCAGCATGCTATACCCTCATCGCCCGGAAGGTCAGCCGCAGCAATTTCCGCTCCGGAAGAGCCTTCCGGATCATGCTGGTAGTTGTGTTGGCCTTCTTTCTCTCCTGGCTGCCGTATCACGTGCTGGGCTTGATGCACATCTACGGTGAGAAAAAGGTCTCCACGCTGGCCCTTACGTTGGACCCGCTAGTCATCTCTTTGGCGTACATCAACAGCTGCATGAACCCTGTGCTGTACGTGTTCATGGGGCAGGATTTTAAAGAGAAAGTTAAGCTCTCTCTGAGACGAGTCCTCGAGAGGGCGTTCAGTGAAGATGGCACACACTCTTCTGCGAACTCCAAAGGACAGCAGTCTCATGCCACCAGAACATCAGAGGCACAACTCTGA
- the LOC140536998 gene encoding protein FAM240B-like produces the protein MKRTCGTMALDSWNPPPPDLSAMNLARIHDKHKLRKFWEQKIERHSEMMGNEEFRMKRSALSKLREEWLQRLQNRNQHMNEIMQEEKIRKAQRVQEFLGLQRCN, from the exons ATGAAACGTACCTGTGGGACCATGGCTCTGGACAGTTGGAACCCACCTCCTCCCGATCTCTCT GCGATGAATTTGGCCCGGATTCATGACAAACACAAGCTAAGGAAGTTCTGGGAGCAGAAGATAGAGAGACACAGTGAGATGATGGGGAATGAAGAATTCAGAATGAAGAGGAGCGCTCTATCAAA GTTACGTGAGGAGTGGCTGCAGAGGCTGCAGAATCGGAACCAGCACATGAACGAGATCATGCAAGAGGAGAAGATCAGAAAAGCCCAGCGGGTTCAAGAGTTCTTAGGACTTCAGAGATGCAACTGA